Proteins encoded in a region of the Orcinus orca chromosome X, mOrcOrc1.1, whole genome shotgun sequence genome:
- the LOC101272241 gene encoding cytochrome c oxidase subunit 7B, mitochondrial-like has translation MLPLAKNALNRLGVRSIQQTMARQNHRKRAPDFHDKYGNAVLASGATFHVAVWAYTATQIGIEWNLSPVCRVTPKEWREH, from the coding sequence ATGCTTCCCTTGGCCAAAAATGCACTAAATCGTCTCGGAGTTCGAAGCATTCAGCAAACAATGGCAAGGCAGAACCACCGGAAGCGGGCACCTGATTTCCATGACAAATATGGTAATGCTGTATTAGCCAGTGGAGCCACTTTCCACGTTGCTGTATGGGCATATACAGCAACACAAATTGGAATAGAATGGAACCTGTCCCCTGTTTGCAGAGTCACCCCAAAGGAATGGAGAGAACACTAA